The following are encoded in a window of Ignavibacteriales bacterium genomic DNA:
- a CDS encoding CDP-alcohol phosphatidyltransferase family protein, with protein sequence MKINYKEIILLPNLISSFRLLLFVPFLYLFNNYSSNQNVRIYIFILIIVAFISDLLDGYVARKTNSISELGKIIDPLADKILVALIIINLYLLNEIPVFYFWIVITRDICISVGGIIVSKKIGKVLSSNLLGKLTVLSIGIFIITTLLNSNHFDIFYKLILVISCALCVTSLIGYLMRAIEMIKWNNNENISKPDS encoded by the coding sequence ATGAAAATAAACTATAAAGAGATTATACTTTTACCAAATTTAATAAGTTCATTCAGATTGCTGCTATTTGTTCCATTCCTATATTTATTTAATAATTATTCTTCAAACCAAAATGTTCGAATTTATATTTTCATATTAATTATTGTTGCTTTCATTTCTGATCTGCTGGATGGTTATGTAGCAAGAAAAACAAATTCAATATCAGAACTTGGAAAGATAATAGATCCGCTTGCAGATAAAATTCTTGTTGCTTTGATAATAATTAATCTTTATTTGCTAAATGAAATACCTGTGTTTTATTTCTGGATTGTAATAACAAGAGATATTTGCATCTCAGTAGGAGGAATTATTGTATCCAAAAAAATTGGGAAAGTATTATCTTCAAACTTACTCGGCAAGTTAACTGTATTATCAATCGGAATATTTATTATAACAACTTTATTAAATTCTAATCATTTCGATATTTTCTATAAATTAATATTAGTTATAAGTTGCGCTCTGTGTGTGACATCTTTAATTGGATATTTAATGAGAGCAATTGAAATGATAAAATGGAATAATAATGAAAATATTTCCAAACCAGACTCTTAA
- the ftsY gene encoding signal recognition particle-docking protein FtsY has protein sequence MKIFPNQTLNKLKEGLSKTRNNLFNKISEVISRKAIIDDDTFDELEAILLSSDLGSELTEKIISKTRTSLLNVNDRSLESIKNTMKDELLSIFDRGINPNYHSELEKFKPYIILIVGVNGSGKTTTIAKLANKYKLEGKKVIIASADTYRAAANAQLKTWSKRVGVEIVEVNSKDPSSVVFETINIALNNNYDIVLIDTAGRLHNNKNLMLELTKIIKVTNRLLHYAPNDVLLVLDSNSGQNIILQVDEFNKSTKISGLILTKLDGTAKGGAILQIASQNKMPIKYLGIGEAIEDIQEFNAELFIDAIIN, from the coding sequence ATGAAAATATTTCCAAACCAGACTCTTAATAAATTAAAAGAGGGTTTATCAAAAACTCGTAATAATCTTTTCAATAAGATATCTGAAGTAATTTCAAGAAAAGCAATTATAGACGATGATACATTTGATGAACTAGAAGCAATTTTACTTAGTAGTGATTTAGGGAGTGAACTTACAGAGAAAATAATCAGTAAAACACGCACTTCTTTATTAAACGTTAACGACAGATCTCTTGAAAGCATCAAAAATACTATGAAAGATGAACTATTAAGTATTTTTGATAGAGGTATTAATCCAAATTATCACTCAGAACTAGAAAAGTTCAAACCTTATATAATTTTAATTGTTGGTGTTAATGGGTCTGGCAAAACAACTACAATAGCAAAACTTGCTAATAAATATAAATTAGAAGGGAAGAAGGTTATAATTGCTTCTGCTGATACTTATCGTGCAGCCGCAAATGCTCAACTAAAGACATGGTCTAAACGAGTTGGTGTTGAAATTGTGGAAGTTAACTCAAAAGATCCATCTTCTGTAGTATTTGAAACTATAAATATTGCATTGAATAATAACTACGACATAGTTTTAATTGACACAGCAGGACGACTCCACAATAACAAAAATCTAATGCTGGAACTAACAAAAATTATTAAAGTAACTAATAGATTATTACACTATGCTCCTAATGATGTACTATTAGTTCTCGATTCTAACTCAGGTCAAAATATTATTTTACAAGTTGATGAATTTAATAAGAGCACAAAAATTTCAGGTTTAATACTCACAAAGTTGGACGGTACTGCTAAAGGAGGTGCAATTTTACAAATAGCTTCTCAAAATAAAATGCCTATCAAATATTTAGGAATTGGGGAGGCCATAGAGGACATTCAAGAATTCAATGCTGAGTTGTTTATAGATGCAATAATTAATTAA
- a CDS encoding 3-hydroxybutyryl-CoA dehydrogenase has translation MSTINKIAVIGAGTMGSGIAHVFSQYGFKVFLVDSEQVFLERGLSTINNNMDRQIKKGSITSEQKSSFLSNVIPIIGHKNIDRNVDLTIEAIYENKPAKLLILKELDNLLNNNCIIASNTSSISITELGKNIRSDKFLGMHFMNPVPVMQLVELIRGYSTSDETFKTIYELTLKINKKPVEVYDYPGFISNRILMPMINEAIFALYEGVAKAEDIDIVMKLGMNHPMGPLTLADFIGLDVCLAIMEVLYEGFNDSKYRPCPLLKKMVNAGKLGRKTKTGFFEY, from the coding sequence ATGAGTACGATTAATAAGATTGCAGTAATTGGTGCAGGGACAATGGGCAGTGGTATAGCTCATGTTTTTTCACAATATGGATTTAAAGTTTTTTTAGTTGATTCGGAGCAAGTTTTTCTTGAAAGAGGATTGAGTACCATTAATAATAACATGGATAGGCAGATTAAGAAAGGTTCAATAACTTCTGAACAAAAAAGTAGCTTTCTAAGTAATGTTATTCCTATAATTGGGCATAAAAATATTGATAGAAATGTTGATCTTACAATAGAAGCAATATATGAAAATAAACCAGCTAAATTATTGATATTAAAGGAATTAGATAATTTATTAAATAATAATTGTATCATAGCTTCAAATACATCTTCAATCTCAATAACTGAATTAGGTAAAAATATTCGTAGTGATAAATTCTTAGGCATGCATTTCATGAACCCTGTTCCAGTTATGCAATTAGTTGAATTGATAAGAGGATATTCTACATCTGATGAAACATTTAAAACCATTTACGAATTAACATTAAAAATTAATAAAAAACCAGTGGAGGTTTACGATTATCCTGGATTTATTTCTAATCGAATTTTGATGCCAATGATAAATGAAGCCATATTTGCTTTATATGAAGGAGTAGCAAAAGCTGAAGATATTGATATCGTTATGAAATTAGGAATGAATCATCCAATGGGCCCTTTAACATTAGCTGACTTCATAGGATTAGATGTATGTCTGGCTATAATGGAAGTATTATATGAGGGATTTAATGATTCTAAATACCGACCATGCCCATTACTTAAGAAAATGGTAAATGCGGGAAAATTAGGGAGAAAAACGAAAACTGGTTTTTTTGAATATTGA
- the ricT gene encoding regulatory iron-sulfur-containing complex subunit RicT, producing MFHIDPKYTQPAIIPTDDNQHNSINNSLIESIVINNINARHINVSSCFACGICYSDKIITDNRNIVEISCSGLLNNCFVEIPAILDVNLYPEDFIIVQNNDSIEVAQVKLIGEMVKLKRQYLGLYDDYLPSVVRKASVEDLERVRKNIQDEEKAVPFFRTSVDKFSLNMKLVSIHYQFDRKKLFFFYTSDGRVDFRELAKELAAEFKTRIELRQIGVRDEAKKVGGVGTCGREYCCISFLSSFKRISTQLANEQNLLSSMGKLSGPCGKLKCCLSFEVAS from the coding sequence TTGTTTCATATAGATCCTAAATACACTCAACCTGCAATTATTCCAACAGATGATAATCAGCATAATTCTATTAACAATTCCCTTATTGAATCTATTGTAATTAATAACATCAATGCCAGGCATATTAATGTCAGTTCATGTTTCGCTTGTGGAATTTGTTACAGTGATAAAATAATAACTGATAATAGGAATATTGTTGAAATTTCTTGCAGTGGATTATTAAATAATTGTTTTGTAGAAATACCCGCTATTTTAGATGTCAATCTTTATCCTGAAGATTTCATTATTGTTCAAAATAATGATTCTATAGAAGTTGCTCAGGTTAAGTTAATTGGTGAAATGGTAAAACTTAAGAGACAATATTTAGGATTGTATGACGATTATCTACCTAGTGTGGTTAGAAAAGCTTCTGTGGAAGATCTTGAAAGAGTAAGGAAAAATATTCAAGATGAAGAAAAAGCAGTTCCGTTTTTCAGGACTTCTGTTGATAAATTCAGTCTAAATATGAAACTTGTCAGTATTCATTATCAATTTGATCGTAAAAAGCTTTTTTTCTTTTATACTTCAGATGGAAGGGTTGATTTTAGAGAATTAGCAAAAGAATTAGCAGCGGAATTTAAAACAAGAATTGAATTAAGGCAGATTGGAGTTAGAGATGAAGCTAAAAAAGTTGGTGGAGTAGGAACGTGCGGCAGAGAATATTGCTGTATATCCTTCTTATCTAGTTTTAAGAGGATATCTACACAGTTAGCTAATGAACAAAACCTTCTTTCTAGCATGGGAAAACTTAGTGGTCCATGTGGTAAATTGAAATGTTGTCTTTCCTTTGAAGTAGCTTCATAG
- a CDS encoding DUF2795 domain-containing protein — MIWTVELASYLDDAPWPATKEELIDYAERIGAPLEVVENLQELEDSDEPYETIEDIWPDYPSDEDFFYSDDDEFKS, encoded by the coding sequence ATGATTTGGACCGTCGAATTAGCATCTTATCTAGATGACGCTCCGTGGCCGGCTACTAAGGAAGAATTAATAGATTACGCAGAACGAATTGGAGCTCCGCTTGAAGTAGTTGAAAATTTGCAGGAGTTAGAAGATTCGGATGAACCTTATGAGACAATCGAAGATATATGGCCAGATTACCCAAGTGATGAAGATTTCTTTTACAGTGATGATGACGAATTTAAGTCGTAA
- a CDS encoding peptidoglycan DD-metalloendopeptidase family protein, translating to MFGIFMVFNEFINPDSEVKMLKKSNTLLREKFDNLLENYKQLDERISAISNQSHDLRLKANLEPLQTDQNSYGIGGSIFEPIKTSSVSKIDNYLEDVDAFVNKISLKVKLEKNNYEEIEKTLKENEKMYDALPAIRPCEGTQADDFGMRFHPILKIMRMHNGIDFITDIGTKVYCPGGGTVDFVGWRSGYGLTLEIEHGYGYRTIYAHLDGIHVKQGQKVKRGDLIATSGNSGKLSTGPHLHYEVRHNGIALDPRNFIYDDVNIFEVVKK from the coding sequence ATGTTTGGCATCTTTATGGTGTTCAATGAATTTATCAATCCCGATTCTGAAGTTAAAATGCTTAAAAAGAGCAATACACTTCTTAGAGAAAAATTTGATAACCTATTAGAAAATTACAAACAGTTAGATGAGAGAATATCAGCAATTTCAAATCAGAGTCATGATTTAAGACTAAAAGCAAATCTAGAACCCCTTCAAACCGATCAAAACTCTTATGGTATTGGCGGAAGTATTTTTGAACCGATTAAAACATCAAGTGTAAGTAAAATTGATAACTATCTTGAAGATGTTGATGCATTTGTAAATAAAATATCACTTAAAGTAAAACTAGAGAAAAATAACTATGAAGAAATAGAAAAGACATTAAAAGAAAACGAAAAAATGTATGATGCACTTCCTGCAATAAGACCTTGTGAAGGAACTCAGGCTGATGATTTCGGGATGAGATTTCATCCAATTCTTAAGATTATGAGAATGCATAACGGTATTGATTTTATTACTGATATAGGAACAAAAGTATATTGTCCGGGTGGTGGAACTGTTGATTTTGTTGGATGGAGAAGTGGTTATGGACTTACATTAGAAATTGAACATGGTTATGGTTATAGAACTATATATGCTCACTTAGATGGAATACATGTAAAGCAAGGGCAAAAAGTAAAAAGAGGAGATTTAATCGCAACCTCTGGAAATTCAGGGAAACTGTCTACAGGTCCCCACCTTCATTACGAAGTAAGACATAATGGTATCGCATTAGATCCACGAAATTTTATTTATGATGATGTAAATATTTTTGAAGTTGTCAAAAAATAA
- the hprK gene encoding HPr(Ser) kinase/phosphatase, whose amino-acid sequence MKVDEKNITKQENITVEFFYKSTKDRFKIKLLNDQVGLERLIKEPNLHRPGLPLAGFLELFSHNRVQVFGNTEMRYLSNLSEAERVKSLDRFFKYNIPCLIITNDNSPTPEMIQLANKYKTPIFGSGYSTTKLFYLITDFLDDQFAPRLSIHGSFVDVYGVGMLFVGNSGIGKSEVALDLVERGHRLVADDVVILTKKGEGILMGSGTDLVKHFMELRGIGIIDIKSMFGVRAIRFQKRLEVMIELEVWNDQTEYTRTGLDDSFTTLMDIEIPYVKLPIIPGKNITVISEIIALNYLLKHYGYDAAKVLQDRITQKIQLKNEEMNRAIDYFEHDFE is encoded by the coding sequence ATGAAAGTTGATGAAAAAAATATTACTAAACAAGAAAATATCACTGTAGAATTTTTCTACAAAAGCACAAAAGATAGATTCAAGATCAAACTACTAAACGATCAGGTTGGTCTTGAAAGACTTATTAAAGAACCTAATCTACATAGACCAGGTCTTCCATTAGCTGGTTTTCTGGAATTGTTTTCGCATAACCGCGTTCAAGTTTTTGGTAATACAGAAATGCGTTATCTATCTAATCTTTCTGAAGCAGAAAGGGTAAAATCACTTGATAGGTTTTTTAAATACAATATACCTTGCCTAATAATTACAAATGATAATTCTCCAACTCCCGAGATGATTCAGTTAGCTAATAAATATAAAACACCAATTTTCGGTTCAGGTTATTCAACAACAAAATTATTTTACCTTATTACAGATTTTCTAGACGATCAGTTCGCACCGCGCTTATCAATTCACGGATCTTTTGTTGATGTCTATGGAGTGGGAATGTTGTTTGTAGGTAATTCAGGAATCGGTAAAAGTGAAGTTGCACTCGATCTTGTTGAAAGAGGCCATAGATTAGTTGCTGATGATGTTGTAATCCTGACTAAAAAAGGTGAAGGCATTCTAATGGGCTCCGGTACGGATCTAGTAAAACATTTTATGGAATTACGCGGTATTGGAATAATAGATATAAAAAGTATGTTTGGAGTCAGAGCCATACGATTTCAAAAAAGATTAGAGGTTATGATTGAATTAGAAGTTTGGAATGATCAAACAGAATATACAAGAACCGGTTTGGACGACTCTTTTACTACATTAATGGATATTGAAATACCATACGTGAAGTTACCAATTATACCAGGTAAGAATATTACGGTTATCTCTGAAATAATTGCTCTCAATTATCTACTTAAACATTATGGTTATGATGCAGCTAAAGTTTTACAAGATAGAATTACCCAAAAAATTCAGTTAAAAAATGAGGAAATGAATCGGGCAATAGATTATTTTGAGCATGATTTTGAATAA
- the raiA gene encoding ribosome-associated translation inhibitor RaiA → MNIRITSRKFKAKDSLKDFIREEVKSLEKFNDQILDVKVILSFTHLKDSIKTSEITVRIPGKIITVTTESNEFEKSIPMAIEKIRKQLRKIKTKRLTRPKNES, encoded by the coding sequence ATGAATATTAGAATCACATCCCGTAAATTTAAAGCTAAAGATTCATTAAAAGATTTTATCCGCGAAGAAGTAAAATCCTTAGAAAAATTTAATGATCAGATTTTAGATGTAAAAGTTATATTGAGTTTCACACATTTGAAGGATAGCATTAAAACTTCAGAAATCACAGTTAGAATCCCGGGGAAAATAATAACAGTTACCACAGAAAGTAATGAGTTTGAAAAATCAATTCCAATGGCGATAGAGAAAATTAGAAAACAATTAAGAAAAATAAAAACTAAGCGCTTAACAAGGCCAAAAAATGAAAGTTGA
- a CDS encoding tyrosine-type recombinase/integrase yields the protein MIQLGIKEILTQMLSELSGVSRASQNTIDAYTRDLNEFIKFCNDREISSFNLITEKTIRHFVINLSEKGVTKSTISRKLSALRRLFNFALRNDLIENNPISKIPNPKVKRKLPEIISLDSFLEIYRLLDEKKDESSIKIKAILELLYGCAFRVSELCSLNFADIDFHSMSIRVLGKGSKVRIVPLGSKSAVVLKEYFKSTSSSNGSEPLFKNESGERISRHSVYNIVKHYLSLVTDIDKKSPHILRHSAATHMLDREADIMAVKEILGHENLSTTQIYTHVSIERLKKSYKKAHPKS from the coding sequence ATGATCCAGCTCGGGATTAAAGAAATATTAACTCAAATGCTGTCCGAACTTTCCGGTGTAAGCCGCGCATCACAAAATACAATTGATGCTTATACTCGAGATCTAAATGAATTTATCAAATTTTGTAATGATAGAGAAATCTCATCGTTCAATCTGATAACTGAAAAGACAATCCGGCATTTTGTAATAAACCTTAGTGAGAAGGGAGTCACGAAAAGCACAATATCCAGAAAACTTTCTGCCTTAAGAAGATTATTTAATTTTGCACTAAGAAATGATCTTATCGAAAATAATCCCATATCAAAAATCCCTAATCCAAAAGTAAAACGAAAATTACCGGAAATAATTAGTCTTGACTCTTTTTTAGAAATTTATAGATTACTGGATGAAAAGAAGGACGAATCATCAATTAAGATAAAAGCAATACTTGAATTACTATATGGATGTGCATTTCGTGTCTCTGAATTATGTTCTCTCAATTTTGCAGACATTGATTTTCATAGTATGAGTATAAGAGTATTGGGCAAAGGATCGAAAGTTAGAATTGTTCCTTTAGGATCGAAATCAGCTGTTGTACTAAAAGAGTATTTTAAAAGTACATCTTCATCCAACGGATCAGAGCCATTATTTAAGAACGAATCCGGAGAAAGAATTTCTCGTCACTCGGTTTATAATATTGTAAAGCATTATTTGTCGCTAGTTACTGATATAGATAAAAAAAGTCCTCACATATTACGGCATAGTGCTGCAACACATATGCTTGATAGGGAAGCAGATATTATGGCAGTGAAAGAAATCTTAGGTCATGAAAATCTCTCAACAACTCAAATTTATACCCACGTTAGTATCGAGAGATTAAAGAAATCATACAAAAAAGCACATCCAAAATCTTAA
- the topA gene encoding type I DNA topoisomerase, producing MSKDLILVESPSKAKTINKYVGKNYIVEATVGHIRNLPKTKLGIDLENGFEPKFVNIRGKGDVIKKIRSLAGKSNKIYIATDPDREGEAIAQDVVDILTDAQKEKIERVMFNEITKKAVNEALNHTIKIDDHLVTSQRARRVMDRIIGYQVSPFLWRAVIEAYGSSLSAGRVQSVALRLICEREDEIEKFVATEYWSIVAVFKTEKGEEIKAKLYEVNGKQIKVPPRPQMTEGDWEEFLKTNFAISGAELANKIAETLRSKNNYAISDLTKKESKRNPYPPFITSSLQVESSRKLRYRPRRTMMLAQQLYEGIDLGGEGTTGLITYMRTDSMRLSEDVVSEARGFISEKYGQNYLPEKAKGYESKNKKNAQDAHEAIRPTSLKYTPEFVKEYLDEAQFKIYELIWKRFIACQMESARLETTTVSIAADEYVFRSSGTTILFDGFLTLYDEDLEDSNDQNGNSGLIPAGLELNQKMNLQELTPNQHFTKPPPRYTESSLIKELESNGIGRPSTYAMIMGTIIDRKYVEQQDRKLVPTELGRKVNTILVKNFGNIFNVNFTAQMEGELDLIADGEIGYLKVLNDFYEPFSKTLAEVESNLEKIKCDKCGSDMDIKMGRFGKFLACTNYPECKNIKSLKDFAPNGGAPEETGEICPKCGSKTVFREGKFGRFIGCEKYPDCDFTKVVTLGLKCPKCSDGEVITRRTKRGKIFYGCNKYPDCDFASWTMPKPKEEEETVETSEEEF from the coding sequence ATGAGTAAAGATCTTATACTGGTGGAGTCGCCTTCCAAAGCAAAAACTATAAATAAGTACGTCGGTAAAAATTATATTGTTGAAGCAACTGTTGGACATATCAGAAATTTACCAAAGACAAAACTCGGGATCGATTTAGAAAACGGATTTGAACCGAAATTTGTAAATATCCGCGGTAAAGGTGATGTGATTAAGAAGATCAGATCATTAGCCGGAAAATCCAATAAAATTTATATCGCAACCGATCCTGATCGTGAAGGTGAAGCTATTGCGCAAGATGTTGTTGATATTTTAACCGATGCACAGAAAGAAAAAATTGAACGTGTTATGTTCAATGAGATTACAAAGAAAGCTGTTAATGAAGCTTTAAATCATACCATTAAAATTGATGATCATCTCGTCACCTCTCAGAGAGCCCGCCGTGTTATGGATAGAATTATTGGTTATCAAGTTAGTCCGTTTTTATGGCGAGCAGTTATTGAAGCATACGGAAGTTCGCTTTCTGCGGGACGAGTGCAGTCAGTTGCATTGAGATTGATCTGTGAGCGCGAAGATGAAATTGAAAAGTTTGTTGCAACAGAATATTGGTCTATAGTAGCAGTTTTTAAAACCGAAAAAGGCGAAGAAATAAAAGCAAAGTTATATGAGGTTAATGGAAAGCAAATTAAAGTTCCTCCAAGACCACAAATGACTGAAGGAGATTGGGAGGAATTCTTAAAAACCAACTTTGCAATTTCCGGAGCTGAGTTAGCAAATAAAATTGCGGAAACTCTAAGATCAAAAAATAATTATGCAATCAGTGATCTTACAAAAAAAGAGAGCAAGAGAAATCCTTATCCACCGTTTATTACCAGTAGTCTACAGGTAGAGTCCTCACGCAAACTTCGTTATCGTCCAAGAAGAACCATGATGCTGGCACAACAACTATATGAGGGAATTGATCTTGGTGGTGAAGGAACAACCGGATTAATTACATATATGAGAACGGATTCTATGCGATTAAGTGAAGATGTTGTATCAGAAGCGAGAGGTTTTATTTCAGAAAAGTACGGTCAAAATTATTTACCGGAAAAAGCAAAAGGTTATGAATCTAAAAATAAAAAGAATGCTCAAGACGCTCACGAAGCTATCAGACCTACATCACTAAAATATACACCAGAATTTGTAAAGGAATATTTAGATGAAGCTCAATTCAAAATCTATGAGTTAATTTGGAAAAGATTTATTGCATGCCAGATGGAATCAGCACGTTTGGAAACTACCACTGTTAGTATTGCGGCTGATGAATATGTCTTCAGAAGTTCCGGCACAACTATTTTGTTTGATGGATTCTTAACTCTTTATGATGAAGATCTGGAAGACAGTAATGATCAGAATGGAAACAGCGGATTAATTCCAGCCGGATTAGAATTAAATCAGAAGATGAATTTACAAGAGTTGACTCCGAATCAACATTTTACAAAACCGCCTCCAAGATATACCGAAAGTTCTCTGATTAAAGAATTGGAAAGTAATGGTATCGGTCGCCCCAGTACTTATGCCATGATAATGGGGACAATTATAGACCGCAAGTATGTAGAGCAACAAGACCGTAAATTAGTTCCTACAGAACTTGGCAGAAAAGTAAATACGATTTTAGTAAAGAATTTTGGAAATATTTTTAACGTGAACTTTACGGCTCAGATGGAAGGGGAGCTTGATCTCATTGCAGATGGAGAAATCGGTTACCTAAAAGTATTAAATGATTTTTATGAACCGTTTTCCAAAACACTTGCTGAAGTAGAATCAAATCTTGAAAAAATAAAATGTGATAAATGCGGTTCGGATATGGATATTAAAATGGGCCGCTTTGGAAAGTTTTTGGCTTGTACAAATTATCCTGAATGCAAGAATATAAAATCGCTTAAAGATTTTGCACCAAACGGAGGTGCACCAGAAGAGACTGGTGAAATTTGTCCTAAATGCGGATCAAAAACAGTTTTTAGAGAAGGAAAATTTGGAAGATTTATCGGATGTGAAAAATATCCGGATTGTGATTTCACAAAAGTTGTAACACTTGGTCTAAAGTGTCCCAAATGCAGTGATGGTGAAGTAATAACGAGAAGAACCAAACGCGGAAAAATATTTTACGGTTGTAATAAATATCCCGATTGTGACTTTGCAAGTTGGACAATGCCAAAACCTAAAGAAGAGGAAGAAACAGTAGAGACATCTGAAGAAGAGTTTTAA
- a CDS encoding DUF494 family protein encodes MTGKIVEVLAKILEGLSNNSSMEDINSKLMKNKKFDKKTLGIAFSLVYDKILTRKTVETNKENLNSKSIRLLSELEKEILGLENYNYIMHLLNVGLLDAENLELILDQITMFPESRVSRREINWIILLSLVEYESGILPGSRLTLYSSDTVN; translated from the coding sequence ATGACCGGCAAAATTGTTGAAGTATTAGCGAAAATATTAGAAGGATTGAGCAATAATTCTTCGATGGAAGATATAAATAGTAAATTGATGAAGAATAAAAAATTCGACAAGAAAACATTAGGGATCGCATTTAGTTTAGTCTATGATAAAATATTAACGAGAAAAACAGTTGAGACTAATAAAGAAAATTTAAATAGTAAAAGTATTCGCTTATTATCGGAACTTGAAAAAGAAATATTAGGTTTAGAAAATTATAACTACATAATGCACTTATTAAATGTAGGTTTATTAGATGCTGAGAATCTGGAACTGATATTAGATCAAATAACAATGTTTCCTGAGAGTAGAGTTTCCAGAAGAGAAATCAACTGGATAATTCTTTTATCTTTGGTTGAATATGAATCCGGTATTTTACCTGGAAGCAGATTAACATTATACTCTTCAGATACTGTCAATTAA
- the ybeY gene encoding rRNA maturation RNase YbeY, producing MKNLFIYTEKGIKINKRSLHRIVVLLCNELEINVSVLEINFVPSETILGINKKYLNHNYNTDIITFDYSNERNNLDGEIFISIDDALENSKKYHVTLNNEILRLVIHGILHMAGYDDVTLAKRKKMKKVEDVLVQKLQNLSKGLVEKT from the coding sequence GTGAAGAATTTATTTATATACACTGAGAAGGGAATTAAAATAAATAAAAGATCGTTGCATAGAATAGTTGTACTATTATGTAATGAACTTGAAATCAATGTATCTGTACTTGAAATAAATTTTGTTCCATCTGAAACGATACTGGGAATAAACAAAAAATATTTGAATCATAATTACAACACCGACATAATCACCTTTGATTATTCGAATGAAAGGAATAATTTAGACGGCGAAATTTTTATTTCTATTGATGATGCTCTTGAGAACAGTAAGAAGTATCATGTAACACTTAACAATGAAATATTAAGATTAGTAATTCATGGAATCCTTCATATGGCAGGTTATGATGACGTTACTTTAGCAAAAAGAAAAAAGATGAAAAAAGTTGAAGATGTTCTTGTGCAAAAATTACAAAATCTTTCTAAAGGATTAGTAGAAAAAACATGA